AGACTGTATCCGACTCTATTCACGATTGTTGCGTTTGTTATCTCTTTCTTCTTTATCTCTCTATCCCTTAAGACGCTACCGTTAAATATGACTTATGCCATCTGGTCAGGTGTAGGAGCCGTTGCGACAACGCTGATTTCAGTATTGATTTGGAAGGAAAAAATCAATACAGGGAGTGTCGTAGGTATTGCTTTAATTGTTATTGGCGTGGTGGTATTGAACCTGTTTGGTGCAGGACACGGTGAGGCAAAAGGTACAACAGAAGCAACTAGTTCAATCGTTCAAAGATGAGATAATAGGAAAATGTATTCAAAAGGAGAGCCCTAATGAAGGGAAAGAACCACTTCACTAGGGCTCTGGAGATTTACTACGACTATCGATCACTGCCAGTTTGTATGAAAGAATCCTGCCAAATCATTTCGTTCATAAGTGTGGGCACCAAAATAATCTCTTTGTGCTTGCAAAAGGTTAGCATTTGAAATGCCTGTCCGGTAACTATCGTAATAAGTAAGTGAAGCACTTAAACATGGAAACGAAGTACCCGAATTAATGCCCTCACAGACAACTTTTCGCAATCCTGTTTGATATTCTTTAACCTTTTCAGCGAAATATGGGGCGATTAATAGATTAGCCAGATTCGGCTGTTCTTGATATGTTTCGCTTATTACGTTTAAAAATTCTGCGCGAATGATGCAACCACCACGGAAAATAAGGGCAATATCTTTTAAAGGCAACTCCCATCCGTAAAGTTCAGAAGTCATTTTATATTGTATAAATCCTTGAGTGTAGGCACAAATTTTACCCATATAAAAAGCTTGTCTAATGTACTCAATCCACAAATCTTTATCTAAACTCCGCTGACCAATCTCTGGGCCTGTCAGGATATTTTCTGCATAAACCCGTTCCTCTTTTAAAGAGGAGATGTAACGGGCAAACAATGACTCTGTAATAATGGATGCTGGGATCCCATGATCAATTGCTTGAATGCTTGTCCATTTACCTGTGCCTTTTTGCCCTGTTTTATCAAGAATCACATCGACTAGTGGCAAGCCTGTTATTTCATCTTTTTTCCGTAAAATCTCTGCTGTGATTTGGAGTAAATAGCTTTTCAGTTCCCCTTGATTCCATATTTCAAAGATGTCAGCAATTTCATTCACTGATAAACATAACTTTTTTCTTAAAAATGTATAGGTTTCTGCGATTAATTGCATATCTGCATACTCGATTCCGTTATGTACCATTTTTACAAAGTGACCGGATCCTTTTGGACCCATATAAACACAGCAAGGGTCTCCGTCCACTTGGGCTGCAATTTTTGTTAGAATAGGAGATGCCTTTTCATATACGTCTTTATCTCCACCAGGCATGATCGAAGGTCCTTTTAAAGCCCCAACTTCACCGCCGGAAATACCGATTCCTAAATAACCGATTCCTTTTGACTTCAATTCATCATATCTACGTTCCGTATCTTTGTAATGGGAGTTCCCACCGTCCATGATCACATCGCCTGCTTCAAGAAAGGGTAGTAATGTATCTATCACCGAATCGACCGGTTTGCCCGCTGTTACCATAAGGAAGATTTTTCTTGGGGTTTCTAAGGAGTAAACAAAATCTTGAATTTCGTAGTAGGGATGGATGGATTGACCTTCATTTTTGTTTACAAGATTATCGGTTAAATCCCTCGTATAATTATAGACAGCCACTTGCTCACCTTTACCAGCCATGTTTAAAGCGATATTACTGCCCATTACCCCTAAACCGATGACACCAATTGTATTGAACATTTCTTCCTGCTCCTTTTATTTGAAATGAATAGGCAGTAAATCCACACTTATAGACTTAGAGGATTCTAAGAAAAGATAAGCGGGGGATCTACCGCCCGGAAATCATGGTTTATACGAATAAACTAAGTACTAAAATAAATCCTAATCCGGCTACAGAAATGATTGTCTCAAGCAATGTCCATGTTGCAAATGTTTCTTTCATGCTTAAACCAAAATACTCTTTAAACATCCAGAAACCAGCATCGTTAACATGTGAAGCTATTAAACTACCCGCTCCCGTTGCAAGCACAACTAAAGCAAGATTAACGTCGGTTTGTCCCAACATCGGAATAACTAAACCAGCGGTTGTTAAAGCTGCAACAGTTGCAGAACCTAAGGAAATACGTAAGATTGCAGCGATGATCCAGGCAAGCAAGATTGGTGATAATGTAGTTCCATTGAATAATTCGGCTACATAGTCACCTACGCCGCCATTAATCAGTACTTGTTTGAAGGCTCCGCCTCCCCCAATGATTAAGAGCATCATCCCAATATGAGTAATAGCAGTTGTACAAGATGCCATTACGTTTTTGATTGGAATTTTTCTTGCTATTCCCATGGTATAGACAGCAACCAGCAAGGAAATCAACATGGAAGTTGATGCATCACCAATAAAACGGATCGCTGCTAGAAAACTATTATCTTCAACCCCCATTGTTTTTTGAAGCAAAGTAATAATCGTAGCAATAGACATTAAAATAACAGGAAGCATTGCAGTAAATACACTGATACCAAATCCAGGAGTTTCCTCGGACTTAAATACTTTTTGTTCACCTAAAGAGGCAATATTACCGGTTTTCGTAAATGATGCAGGTACGAGTTTTTTGGCAAGTTTGGTAAAAACAGGTCCAGCTAAAATAACTGTTGGAATGGCAATAATGAAACCGTAAAGTAAAACCTCACCAAGGTTCGCGCCATATTCACGAGCAATAACTGTCGGTCCTGGGTGTGGAGGCAAGAAACCGTGTGTTACGGATAAAGCTGCAATCATCGAAATACCGAGATATAAGATAGAAACCTTTAATTCTTTTGAAATGGCAAATACGATTGGAATTAACAATACTAGTCCTACTTCAAAAAATAACGCCACACCAATAATGAATGAAGCAGCTACGACCGCCCATTGAATATTTTTTTCACCAAATTTGTTAACGAGGGTCATGGCAATTCTTTGAGCACCACCAGAATCAGCGATCAACTTACCTAACATCGCTCCAAGTCCAAAGATTAACGCTAAGTGACCAAGTGTTCCGCCTAATCCGGCTTCAATGGTTTTGACAATTTCCTCTAATGGCATTCCAAGTGCTAAAGCCACACCGAACGATACAATGATTAATGAAATAAAGGTGTTTAATTTGAAGCCCATGATTAAAACTAATAGTGCTAAAATTCCAATCGCTACAACGATTAATGGCATTGTAATTACCCCCTGATTTTAACTTTTTAGTGTTTTATTAAGCCTCTTTGATAATTGGCAATCCGTGTATAATCGTCTTCTAATACTCTGGATAGGTTAATGAAAATCGGCAGCAATTTCCTATACTCCTTTGTTGCTTCTTCTTTTGGTGTATGTTTGTTGGTGCTGCCAACCATTTCAGAAACGACTTCAAATGATTGGATTTTTCCGGTGGCATACAAGCCTAAAATACAAGCTCCTAGACAAGAACTTTCGTAGCTTTCTGGAACGACGACTTCAGATGCGAATATATCAGACATCATTTGCCGCCAAACATCTGACCTTGCGAAGCCTCCTGTAGCTTGAATTCGGGTCACAGGACCGTCCATGCATTCGGTTAATGCTAAAAATACGGTGTACAAATTGTAAATGACTCCTTCCAGGGCTGCGCGAATCATATGTTCTTTCTTATGTGACATCGTTAAACCGAAGAATGAGCCACGTACGTCTGGATTCCATAAGGGCGCACGTTCACCAGCGAGATATGGGTGGAATAACAATCCATCAGATCCTGGTCTTACACGTTCAGCAATCTGGGTTAATACATCATATGGATCAATTCCTAGTCTTTTCGCTGTTTCTACTTCTGATGAGGCAAGTTCGTCACGAATCCAGCGCAGGACCATCCCGCCATTGTTTACCGGCCCGCCAATTACCCAGTGCTTTTCTGTTAAGGCATAACAAAATATTCTTCCCTTTTCGTCTGTTTGCGGCTTGTCTATAATGGTTCGAATGGCACCGCTTGTCCCAATTGTGACGGCAACTTCGCCTTTTCGTATGGCATTCACACCCAGATTAGAAAGGACTCCATCGCTGGCTCCAATGACAAATGATGTCTGTGGATCGATACCCATCTCTTTTGCTAAATCTGAATTACAG
This DNA window, taken from Paenibacillus kribbensis, encodes the following:
- a CDS encoding DMT family transporter, encoding MAYLFLAISIVGELIGTSMLKASEGFTRLYPTLFTIVAFVISFFFISLSLKTLPLNMTYAIWSGVGAVATTLISVLIWKEKINTGSVVGIALIVIGVVVLNLFGAGHGEAKGTTEATSSIVQR
- the gnd gene encoding decarboxylating NADP(+)-dependent phosphogluconate dehydrogenase is translated as MFNTIGVIGLGVMGSNIALNMAGKGEQVAVYNYTRDLTDNLVNKNEGQSIHPYYEIQDFVYSLETPRKIFLMVTAGKPVDSVIDTLLPFLEAGDVIMDGGNSHYKDTERRYDELKSKGIGYLGIGISGGEVGALKGPSIMPGGDKDVYEKASPILTKIAAQVDGDPCCVYMGPKGSGHFVKMVHNGIEYADMQLIAETYTFLRKKLCLSVNEIADIFEIWNQGELKSYLLQITAEILRKKDEITGLPLVDVILDKTGQKGTGKWTSIQAIDHGIPASIITESLFARYISSLKEERVYAENILTGPEIGQRSLDKDLWIEYIRQAFYMGKICAYTQGFIQYKMTSELYGWELPLKDIALIFRGGCIIRAEFLNVISETYQEQPNLANLLIAPYFAEKVKEYQTGLRKVVCEGINSGTSFPCLSASLTYYDSYRTGISNANLLQAQRDYFGAHTYERNDLAGFFHTNWQ
- a CDS encoding GntP family permease — its product is MPLIVVAIGILALLVLIMGFKLNTFISLIIVSFGVALALGMPLEEIVKTIEAGLGGTLGHLALIFGLGAMLGKLIADSGGAQRIAMTLVNKFGEKNIQWAVVAASFIIGVALFFEVGLVLLIPIVFAISKELKVSILYLGISMIAALSVTHGFLPPHPGPTVIAREYGANLGEVLLYGFIIAIPTVILAGPVFTKLAKKLVPASFTKTGNIASLGEQKVFKSEETPGFGISVFTAMLPVILMSIATIITLLQKTMGVEDNSFLAAIRFIGDASTSMLISLLVAVYTMGIARKIPIKNVMASCTTAITHIGMMLLIIGGGGAFKQVLINGGVGDYVAELFNGTTLSPILLAWIIAAILRISLGSATVAALTTAGLVIPMLGQTDVNLALVVLATGAGSLIASHVNDAGFWMFKEYFGLSMKETFATWTLLETIISVAGLGFILVLSLFV
- the gntK gene encoding gluconokinase, coding for MTNYMLGIDIGTTSTKAVLFSEKGEVIQQENIGYPLYTPDIATAEQNPEEIFQAVLQAISNIMKHHSQKKLSFVSFSSAMHSVIAMDENDLPLTSCITWADNRSEAWAHKIKDELNGQEVYKRTGTPIHPMSPLTKIAWIVNDLPEIAVKVKKYIGIKEYIFKKFFDQYVVDYSLASAMGMMNLENLDWDEEALKIAGITPSHLSELVPTTQIFTNCNSDLAKEMGIDPQTSFVIGASDGVLSNLGVNAIRKGEVAVTIGTSGAIRTIIDKPQTDEKGRIFCYALTEKHWVIGGPVNNGGMVLRWIRDELASSEVETAKRLGIDPYDVLTQIAERVRPGSDGLLFHPYLAGERAPLWNPDVRGSFFGLTMSHKKEHMIRAALEGVIYNLYTVFLALTECMDGPVTRIQATGGFARSDVWRQMMSDIFASEVVVPESYESSCLGACILGLYATGKIQSFEVVSEMVGSTNKHTPKEEATKEYRKLLPIFINLSRVLEDDYTRIANYQRGLIKH